The following proteins are encoded in a genomic region of Streptomyces sp. SLBN-31:
- a CDS encoding transglutaminase-like domain-containing protein: MRPPNPPPPERSAELRRRFAEEARSERPDLSTLCLLLGAEADGALDETGMDAAQMELDRLAGQLPYRPGGPLSWATALRHLLGEREGFRGSPADYQRLESSLLHEVLLRRRGLPILLSVVWLEVARRAGAPVYGVALPGHFVVGFGPQEQQVLADPFDGGRVLSGSDAELLVAGATGAPLHPSMLTPADPLEVILRILNNIRAWAAARPERSDVALWAVELSLLLPAHPARLRYERAQLLVQRGDFVEGAVELEEYAELIGAVDEGAAERVRGQARSARAMLN, translated from the coding sequence ATGCGTCCCCCCAATCCCCCGCCGCCCGAGCGGTCCGCGGAACTGCGGCGGCGGTTCGCCGAAGAGGCCCGGTCCGAGCGGCCCGACCTGTCCACGCTCTGCCTGCTGCTGGGTGCCGAGGCCGACGGGGCGCTCGACGAGACGGGCATGGACGCGGCACAGATGGAGCTGGACCGGCTGGCCGGGCAGCTGCCGTACCGGCCCGGCGGCCCCCTGTCGTGGGCGACGGCGCTGCGGCACCTGCTGGGCGAGAGGGAGGGTTTCCGCGGCTCCCCGGCCGACTACCAGCGCCTGGAGTCCTCACTGCTGCACGAGGTGCTGCTGCGGCGGCGCGGGCTGCCGATCCTGCTGTCGGTCGTGTGGCTGGAGGTCGCGCGGCGGGCCGGCGCGCCGGTGTACGGGGTGGCGCTGCCGGGGCACTTCGTGGTCGGTTTCGGTCCGCAGGAACAGCAGGTGCTCGCCGACCCGTTCGACGGCGGCCGGGTGCTGAGCGGCAGCGATGCCGAACTGCTGGTCGCCGGGGCCACGGGGGCGCCGCTGCATCCGTCGATGCTCACGCCCGCGGACCCGCTGGAGGTGATCCTGCGGATCCTGAACAACATCCGCGCCTGGGCCGCCGCCCGGCCGGAGCGGTCGGACGTGGCGCTGTGGGCGGTGGAGCTGTCGCTGTTGCTGCCCGCGCATCCGGCACGGTTGCGGTACGAGCGGGCGCAACTGCTCGTCCAACGGGGTGACTTCGTCGAGGGGGCCGTGGAGCTGGAGGAGTACGCGGAGTTGATCGGTGCGGTGGACGAGGGGGCGGCGGAGCGGGTGCGGGGGCAGGCCCGGTCGGCGCGGGCGATGCTCAACTGA
- a CDS encoding GNAT family N-acetyltransferase, giving the protein MEISAGGRLEVRITAADVGKRVSVRRLSDPGDSVEKFTDTVGVLTSWDDGVLLITRKSGEGVRIPESSLVAGKVVPAAPARRRGPAASYEELALVAARAWRPVESERLGEWELRAAAGFTRRANSVLPLGDPGLPLDEALTVVRRWYGDRGLPAYVQTATGGEGTQELLCAELERRGWVREVTAELWTGALAPLADRAEGTGVVLSREADEAWLARYRRKGVSEVALKVLGSGPSVWFATVPGAGAPAAIGRCVVDGRWASFAAVEVDPAMRRRGLATTVMAALARRALDEGASAAWLQVEEDNAGARALYAGMGFAAHHAYHHYREPAAGDAGR; this is encoded by the coding sequence GTGGAAATCTCGGCCGGCGGACGTCTCGAGGTCCGTATCACCGCTGCTGACGTGGGAAAACGTGTCTCTGTACGACGCTTGAGCGATCCTGGGGACTCCGTCGAGAAGTTCACCGACACGGTGGGTGTTCTCACATCATGGGACGACGGTGTGCTGCTGATCACACGAAAGAGCGGCGAGGGCGTCCGCATCCCGGAATCCTCGCTGGTCGCGGGAAAGGTGGTGCCGGCGGCTCCGGCCCGCCGCCGGGGGCCCGCCGCCTCCTACGAGGAGCTGGCGCTCGTCGCCGCGCGCGCGTGGCGGCCGGTGGAGAGCGAGCGGCTCGGCGAGTGGGAGCTGCGGGCGGCCGCCGGCTTCACGCGCCGGGCCAACTCCGTGCTGCCGCTCGGCGACCCCGGCCTGCCCCTCGACGAGGCCCTGACCGTCGTACGACGCTGGTACGGCGACCGCGGGCTGCCCGCGTACGTCCAGACCGCGACCGGCGGCGAGGGCACCCAGGAGCTGCTCTGTGCCGAGCTGGAGCGGCGCGGCTGGGTGCGTGAGGTGACGGCCGAGCTGTGGACCGGGGCGCTCGCGCCGCTCGCCGACCGGGCGGAGGGCACCGGTGTCGTGCTGTCCCGGGAGGCCGACGAGGCGTGGCTCGCGCGGTACCGGCGCAAGGGAGTGAGCGAGGTGGCGCTGAAGGTGCTGGGGAGCGGCCCCTCGGTGTGGTTCGCGACCGTGCCGGGGGCCGGGGCTCCCGCCGCGATCGGGCGGTGTGTCGTGGACGGGCGGTGGGCCTCCTTCGCCGCCGTCGAGGTGGATCCCGCGATGCGGCGCCGGGGCCTCGCGACGACCGTGATGGCCGCGCTGGCCCGGCGGGCGCTGGACGAGGGCGCCTCGGCCGCCTGGCTGCAGGTCGAGGAGGACAACGCGGGGGCGCGGGCGCTGTACGCCGGAATGGGGTTCGCCGCGCACCACGCGTACCACCACTACCGGGAACCGGCCGCCGGCGACGCCGGCCGGTAA
- the fdxA gene encoding ferredoxin: MTYVIAQPCVDVKDKACIEECPVDCIYEGQRSLYIHPDECVDCGACEPVCPVEAIFYEDDTPEEWKDYYKANVEFFDELGSPGGASKLGLIERDHPFIAALPPQA; the protein is encoded by the coding sequence GTGACCTACGTCATCGCGCAGCCTTGTGTCGACGTCAAGGACAAGGCGTGCATCGAGGAGTGCCCGGTCGACTGCATCTACGAGGGCCAGCGGTCCTTGTACATCCACCCGGACGAATGCGTCGACTGTGGTGCCTGTGAGCCGGTATGCCCGGTCGAGGCGATCTTCTACGAGGACGACACTCCGGAGGAGTGGAAGGACTACTACAAGGCGAACGTCGAGTTCTTCGACGAGCTCGGCTCCCCGGGCGGCGCAAGCAAGCTGGGTCTGATCGAGCGCGACCACCCCTTCATCGCCGCGCTGCCGCCGCAGGCCTGA
- a CDS encoding bifunctional succinyldiaminopimelate transaminase/glutamate-prephenate aminotransferase, which translates to MSAVSDRLPTFPWDKLEPYKKTAAAHPGGIVDLSVGTPVDPVPDLIQKALIDAADSPGYPTVWGTPALRDAITGWVERRLGAREVTHRHVLPIVGSKELVAWLPTQLGLGPGDRVAYPRLAYPTYEVGARLARAEYEVYDDPTELDPRGLKLLWLNSPSNPTGKVLSKAELNRIVAWAREHGILVFSDECYLELGWEADPVSVLHPDVNGGSYEGIVSVHSLSKRSNLAGYRAAFLAGDPEVLAPLLEIRKHGGMMTSAPTQAAVVAALGDDTHVREQRERYAARRTALRAALLAHGFRIEHSEASLYLWATRDESCWQTVAHLAELGILVAPGDFYGTAGAKFVRVALTATDERVRAAAERLA; encoded by the coding sequence GTGTCCGCAGTCTCCGACCGCCTCCCCACCTTCCCCTGGGACAAGCTGGAGCCGTACAAGAAGACGGCCGCGGCGCACCCCGGCGGCATCGTCGACCTCTCCGTCGGCACCCCGGTGGACCCGGTCCCCGACCTGATCCAGAAGGCCCTGATCGACGCGGCGGACTCCCCGGGCTATCCGACGGTGTGGGGCACCCCGGCGCTGCGCGACGCGATCACCGGCTGGGTCGAGCGCCGTCTGGGCGCCCGCGAGGTCACCCACCGGCACGTGCTGCCGATCGTCGGCTCCAAGGAGCTGGTCGCCTGGCTCCCCACCCAGCTGGGCCTGGGCCCCGGCGACAGGGTGGCGTACCCGCGCCTGGCCTACCCCACCTACGAGGTCGGCGCCCGCCTGGCCCGCGCCGAGTACGAGGTCTACGACGACCCGACCGAGCTGGACCCGCGAGGCCTGAAGCTCCTGTGGCTCAACTCGCCGTCCAACCCGACCGGCAAGGTTTTGTCCAAGGCGGAGCTGAACCGGATCGTCGCCTGGGCCCGCGAGCACGGCATCCTCGTCTTCTCCGACGAGTGCTACCTCGAACTGGGCTGGGAGGCCGACCCGGTCTCGGTCCTGCACCCGGACGTCAACGGCGGCTCGTACGAGGGCATCGTCTCCGTCCACTCCCTGTCCAAGCGCTCGAACCTCGCGGGCTACCGCGCCGCCTTCCTGGCCGGCGACCCGGAGGTCCTCGCCCCGCTCCTGGAGATCCGCAAGCACGGCGGCATGATGACGTCGGCTCCCACGCAGGCGGCCGTGGTCGCGGCCCTCGGCGACGACACGCACGTGCGTGAGCAGCGGGAGCGGTACGCGGCCCGCCGCACGGCCCTGCGCGCGGCGCTCCTCGCCCACGGCTTCCGCATCGAGCACAGCGAGGCCAGCCTCTACCTGTGGGCGACCCGGGACGAGTCCTGCTGGCAGACGGTGGCCCACCTGGCCGAGCTGGGCATCCTGGTGGCCCCCGGCGACTTCTACGGCACGGCGGGCGCGAAGTTCGTCCGAGTGGCGCTGACGGCGACGGACGAGCGCGTCCGCGCGGCAGCCGAACGACTGGCGTGA
- a CDS encoding ATP-binding protein — MSLPLTRRIARAALLVAAGAAAGVGAAGSASAATELPATPGLGGLTALDGANVGGTADGATQHVTGLAGDAGSKAVKQAVPVAGKTGGQAVKKATPTAQKTAGQAARSAGHLLGDTAKSATKGGALPTDSVAKGGGLPSAQTLPLKGLPVG; from the coding sequence ATGTCCCTCCCCCTGACCCGTCGGATCGCCCGTGCCGCGCTGCTCGTCGCAGCGGGAGCGGCTGCCGGGGTAGGTGCGGCCGGCTCCGCGAGCGCGGCCACCGAACTGCCCGCCACCCCCGGCCTCGGCGGGCTGACCGCCCTGGACGGCGCGAATGTCGGCGGCACCGCCGACGGGGCGACGCAGCACGTCACCGGGCTCGCGGGCGACGCCGGCAGCAAGGCGGTCAAGCAGGCTGTGCCCGTCGCCGGCAAGACCGGCGGACAGGCCGTGAAGAAGGCGACGCCCACCGCGCAGAAGACCGCGGGCCAGGCCGCGAGGTCGGCCGGGCACCTGCTCGGCGACACCGCCAAGTCGGCGACCAAGGGCGGCGCCCTGCCGACCGACTCGGTGGCCAAGGGCGGCGGCCTGCCGTCGGCCCAGACGCTGCCGCTGAAGGGACTGCCGGTCGGCTGA
- a CDS encoding heavy metal transporter, with protein MPEPSSTLKRRGRLVRIGAALVVLLALAGYLVVQYVTGGHGPGCKVVSVRHDGEEYEFTPEQAVNAATIAAVGTGRGMPERAVAIALATSIQESGLRNIEHGDRDSLGLFQQRPSQGWGTTKQILDPTYAANIFYEHLAKVPDYTELPLTVAAQRVQRSGFPEAYAKHEPDATLLAAALTGSSPATLTCQGRVDAGTVRAAGPDAVRAALVRDFGRDVLQPAGAEVGGGTSASSPAPSASARTVTLPVDAGTSPAKGATAHRRGWQLAHWAVANATALHIERVSFGGREWVAGNTDSQWRTTSARGGDGSEKDTGAVRIVTGQ; from the coding sequence GTGCCGGAGCCGTCATCCACCCTCAAGCGCCGTGGCCGCCTCGTGCGAATCGGGGCGGCGCTCGTGGTCCTGCTCGCCCTCGCGGGCTACCTCGTCGTGCAGTACGTCACCGGAGGCCACGGGCCGGGCTGCAAGGTGGTCTCGGTCAGGCATGACGGGGAGGAGTACGAGTTCACGCCGGAGCAGGCGGTGAACGCCGCGACGATCGCCGCCGTGGGCACCGGGCGCGGCATGCCCGAGCGGGCGGTGGCCATCGCGCTGGCGACCTCCATCCAGGAGTCGGGGCTGCGCAACATCGAGCACGGCGACCGGGACTCGCTCGGTCTCTTCCAGCAGCGCCCCTCGCAGGGCTGGGGCACCACGAAGCAGATCCTGGACCCGACGTACGCGGCGAACATCTTCTACGAGCACCTCGCCAAGGTGCCGGACTACACCGAGCTGCCGCTGACCGTGGCCGCCCAGCGGGTGCAGCGCAGCGGCTTCCCGGAGGCGTACGCCAAGCACGAGCCGGACGCCACGCTGCTCGCCGCCGCCCTCACCGGGTCCTCGCCGGCCACGCTGACCTGCCAGGGCCGCGTGGACGCCGGCACGGTGCGGGCGGCCGGGCCGGACGCGGTACGGGCCGCCCTCGTACGGGACTTCGGCCGCGACGTGCTGCAGCCGGCCGGCGCCGAGGTGGGCGGCGGCACGTCGGCGTCCTCGCCGGCTCCGAGCGCGAGCGCCCGGACGGTCACGCTGCCGGTGGACGCCGGCACCAGTCCCGCGAAGGGGGCCACGGCCCACCGACGCGGCTGGCAGCTGGCGCACTGGGCCGTGGCCAACGCCACCGCCCTGCACATCGAGCGCGTCTCGTTCGGGGGGCGCGAGTGGGTCGCCGGGAACACCGACAGCCAGTGGCGCACGACCTCCGCGCGTGGCGGCGACGGGTCGGAAAAGGACACGGGAGCCGTCCGAATCGTCACTGGGCAGTAG
- the dapE gene encoding succinyl-diaminopimelate desuccinylase, which yields MADSPLDLTLNAAELTARLVDFPSESGSEKPLADAIESALRALPHLTVDRHGNNVVARTDLGRPERVILAGHIDTVPIADNVPSRLDEDGVLWGCGTCDMKSGVAVQLRIAATVPAPNRDLTFVFYDNEEVQAELNGLRHVAEAHPEWLVGDFAVLLEPSDGQVEGGCQGTLRVLLKTKGERAHSARGWMGSNAIHAAAPILAKLAAYEPRHPVIDGLEYREGLNAVGVSGGVAGNVIPDECVVTVNFRYAPDRTEQEAIAHVREVFADCGVEEFVIDDHSPGALPGLSHPAAAAFIEAVGGTPMPKYGWTDVSRFSALGVPAVNYGPGNPHLAHKRDERVETTKILAGEERLRNWLTR from the coding sequence ATGGCCGACAGCCCCCTTGATCTCACCCTGAACGCCGCCGAGCTCACCGCGCGGCTCGTGGACTTTCCTTCCGAGAGCGGCTCCGAGAAGCCTCTCGCCGACGCGATCGAGAGCGCCCTGCGCGCCCTGCCCCACCTCACGGTCGACCGCCACGGCAACAACGTCGTGGCCAGGACCGACCTGGGGCGCCCGGAGCGGGTGATCCTGGCCGGCCACATCGACACGGTCCCCATCGCGGACAACGTGCCCTCGCGGCTGGACGAGGACGGCGTCCTGTGGGGCTGCGGCACCTGCGACATGAAGTCCGGGGTGGCGGTCCAGCTGCGCATCGCGGCCACGGTCCCGGCCCCCAACCGCGACCTGACGTTCGTCTTCTACGACAACGAGGAGGTCCAGGCCGAGCTCAACGGCCTCAGGCACGTCGCCGAGGCCCACCCCGAGTGGCTGGTGGGCGACTTCGCGGTGCTGCTGGAGCCGTCGGACGGCCAGGTCGAGGGCGGCTGCCAGGGCACACTGCGGGTGCTGCTGAAGACGAAGGGCGAGCGCGCCCACTCCGCGCGCGGCTGGATGGGCTCCAACGCGATCCACGCGGCGGCGCCGATCCTCGCGAAGCTCGCCGCGTACGAGCCGCGCCACCCGGTGATCGACGGCCTGGAGTACCGCGAGGGCCTGAACGCGGTGGGCGTCTCGGGCGGCGTGGCGGGCAACGTCATCCCCGACGAGTGCGTCGTGACCGTGAACTTCCGCTACGCCCCCGACCGCACGGAACAGGAGGCGATCGCGCACGTCCGCGAGGTCTTCGCGGACTGCGGGGTCGAGGAGTTCGTGATCGACGACCACAGCCCCGGCGCCCTGCCCGGCCTCTCCCACCCCGCGGCGGCGGCCTTCATCGAGGCCGTCGGCGGCACCCCGATGCCGAAGTACGGCTGGACGGACGTGAGCCGCTTCTCGGCACTCGGCGTCCCGGCGGTCAATTACGGCCCCGGAAACCCGCACTTGGCACACAAGCGGGACGAAAGGGTGGAAACCACCAAGATCCTCGCCGGTGAGGAACGCCTGCGCAACTGGCTGACACGCTGA